A genome region from Scyliorhinus torazame isolate Kashiwa2021f chromosome 11, sScyTor2.1, whole genome shotgun sequence includes the following:
- the rrs1 gene encoding ribosome biogenesis regulatory protein homolog: MAALIEDVLAEAERSGPGGLRSIHVEKPLELQFDLGNLTALDSNPLKPGSFRQDPEEFLRSLARDNTQLLVNAIWQLPSERQNEAIVAKLPQPTTRIPREKALPKTRPPTRWEEFAKLKGIQKKKKSNLAWDKEKKEWRRRWGYKRANDETKDWVIEVPATADPNEDQFAKRVTAKKERVAKNELSRLRNIARAQKSKVPGVGLAPTDQPSKVDLSKAIHVAKAATASVGKFQDKLPKEKEQRNAGKKRKFEPLIGDFSAERQKQLELLKIMSNKKPKLDLTRAVNRQLREDEQEEAAKRRKMHPKGRQGGKGHNQNRRKGQGRKPTTKQRGNRK; this comes from the coding sequence ATGGCGGCTCTGATTGAGGATGTTCTGGCCGAAGCCGAGCGCTCCGGGCCCGGCGGCCTGCGCTCTATCCACGTGGAGAAGCCACTGGAGCTGCAGTTCGATCTGGGCAACCTAACGGCGCTGGACAGCAACCCCCTGAAGCCCGGGTCTTTCCGGCAGGATCCCGAGGAGTTCCTGCGCTCACTGGCCCGGGACAACACGCAGCTGCTAGTCAACGCCATCTGGCAGCTGCCGAGTGAGCGGCAGAACGAGGCCATCGTGGCCAAACTCCCCCAGCCCACCACACGCATCCCCCGAGAGAAAGCACTGCCCAAAACCCGGCCGCCCACCCGCTGGGAAGAGTTCGCCAAACTCAAGGGGATCCAGAAGAAAAAGAAGAGCAACTTGGCCTGGGACAAGGAGAAGAAAGAATGGCGGCGCCGCTGGGGCTACAAGAGGGCCAACGATGAGACCAAAGATTGGGTAATTGAAGTGCCCGCGACCGCAGATCCCAACGAGGATCAATTTGCCAAACGGGTAACAGCCAAAAAAGAAAGGGTGGCGAAGAACGAGCTGAGCAGACTGCGCAATATCGCCAGAGCTCAGAAGAGTAAAGTGCCCGGCGTGGGACTCGCCCCCACCGATCAGCCAAGCAAAGTCGACTTAAGCAAAGCTATCCATGTGGCTAAGGCAGCCACGGCTTCAGTTGGCAAATTTCAGGATAAGTTGCCCAAAGAAAAGGAACAGAGGAATGCTGGCAAGAAGAGGAAGTTCGAGCCCCTGATTGGAGATTTCTCAGCAGAGAGGCAGAAACAACTGGAGCTTTTAAAAATAATGTCCAACAAGAAGCCAAAACTGGACCTCACTAGAGCTGTAAATAGGCAACTTCGTGAAGATGAACAGGAGGAGGCAGCGAAGCGAAGGAAAATGCATCCAAAAGGCAGGCAAGGAGGAAAAGGTCACAATCAAAACCGAAGGAAAGGCCAGGGTCGGAAACCGACCACGAAACAACGAGGAAACAGAAAATGA